A stretch of Christensenellaceae bacterium DNA encodes these proteins:
- a CDS encoding endonuclease IV produces MIRFGPAGNSDAFYQQGYKHTVDAPEWIAKMGLNAFEYSFGRGVKLKEETGAAIRSKAEEFGIAMSVHAPYYINLAGETEEKFEKNLVYFRESTIAAGYLGAQRIVFHPGSCAKCARPLAFDNVKKNLKRIIEALKGEGFRNFIYCAETMGKINQIADLDEVGILARIDDCIYPAIDFGHLNARTLGGIKTKADYEAIIKSLKDNAGEEKTKRMHVHFSHIQYTDKGEKMHLTFEDRQWGPFFEPLAEILAGKKLEPVIICESKGTQAKDALAMKQMYEAAKNDDGN; encoded by the coding sequence ATGATACGATTTGGTCCGGCAGGAAATTCGGACGCATTCTACCAGCAGGGATACAAGCACACGGTGGATGCGCCGGAGTGGATCGCAAAAATGGGTTTAAATGCTTTTGAGTATTCGTTTGGACGCGGCGTAAAATTAAAGGAAGAGACAGGCGCGGCAATTCGCTCCAAGGCAGAAGAATTCGGCATTGCCATGAGTGTGCACGCGCCGTATTATATCAACCTTGCGGGAGAAACGGAAGAAAAGTTTGAGAAAAATTTGGTATATTTTCGTGAATCCACGATCGCGGCAGGGTACCTGGGGGCGCAAAGGATCGTGTTCCATCCGGGATCATGCGCGAAATGTGCGCGGCCGCTTGCCTTTGACAACGTGAAGAAGAACCTGAAACGGATTATCGAGGCGCTCAAAGGAGAAGGATTCCGGAATTTCATTTACTGCGCGGAAACAATGGGGAAAATCAACCAGATTGCGGATTTGGACGAGGTAGGGATCTTAGCGCGGATAGATGATTGTATTTATCCGGCAATTGATTTTGGACACCTGAATGCGCGAACGCTCGGCGGTATCAAGACAAAGGCGGATTACGAAGCGATCATCAAAAGCCTGAAAGATAACGCGGGAGAAGAAAAAACGAAACGAATGCATGTGCATTTTTCGCATATTCAATATACGGATAAAGGGGAAAAGATGCATCTGACGTTTGAGGACCGGCAATGGGGACCTTTTTTTGAACCCCTGGCGGAAATTTTGGCAGGGAAGAAGCTTGAACCAGTCATTATCTGCGAATCCAAAGGAACGCAGGCCAAGGATGCGCTGGCGATGAAGCAGATGTATGAGGCGGCAAAAAATGACGACGGTAATTGA
- a CDS encoding peptidase U32, with amino-acid sequence MSKIELLAPAGNKECMETAFYFGADAVYMAGKNFGLRAFADNFTDDELKETIGFAHKQGKKIYITVNAVLFNEELPLLPSYIAFLSEIGADGIIVSDPAVLQVVRQEKIPIAVHLSTQANTTNYLSACFWHEQGVKRIVLSREVSLAQIGEIREKTPDSLEIEAFVHGAMCVAHSGRCLLSAVLTGRSGNKGACAQPCRWEYYLHEKGYDGQYFNILEDERGTYIMNSRDLMMIEYIPELIGAGITSFKIEGRMKSAYYVASVVSAYRRAIDAYYKTDKDYVFDPELKDELVKSATRGFTTGFFFGNPGEAGQDTQRDIDLRRYTFTGKVLDDARDGMVTIEQRNKFSVGEVLEVLSPNLQGAAFTVKHIEDMDGQMQDSAPHPQQKVRINCPYPLSAGDLLRRHD; translated from the coding sequence ATGAGCAAAATAGAATTGTTGGCGCCTGCCGGAAACAAAGAGTGCATGGAAACCGCGTTCTACTTCGGGGCGGACGCGGTATACATGGCGGGCAAAAATTTCGGTTTGCGCGCGTTCGCGGATAATTTTACGGATGACGAACTGAAAGAAACGATTGGCTTTGCCCATAAGCAGGGGAAAAAAATATACATTACGGTCAATGCGGTACTCTTTAATGAAGAGCTACCGCTTTTGCCGTCTTATATTGCATTCCTATCGGAAATCGGCGCGGATGGAATCATCGTTTCGGATCCGGCGGTTTTGCAGGTTGTGCGGCAGGAGAAGATACCGATCGCCGTACACCTCAGCACGCAGGCGAATACGACCAATTATTTGTCCGCTTGCTTTTGGCATGAACAAGGTGTGAAGCGTATCGTATTGTCGCGCGAGGTTTCCCTTGCTCAGATCGGGGAAATACGGGAAAAAACACCGGATTCGCTTGAAATCGAAGCATTTGTGCATGGCGCGATGTGTGTCGCGCATTCCGGCCGGTGTCTTTTGAGCGCGGTACTTACTGGACGGAGCGGGAACAAGGGCGCATGCGCGCAGCCATGCCGCTGGGAATATTATTTACATGAAAAAGGTTATGACGGCCAGTATTTCAATATTTTGGAAGACGAACGCGGTACCTATATCATGAATTCACGCGATCTGATGATGATCGAATATATTCCGGAGCTTATTGGTGCGGGGATTACGTCTTTCAAGATTGAGGGACGCATGAAATCTGCCTATTATGTTGCTTCAGTGGTGAGCGCGTACCGCCGTGCAATCGATGCATACTACAAAACAGATAAGGATTATGTGTTTGATCCGGAATTAAAGGACGAGCTGGTAAAGTCTGCGACGCGCGGGTTCACAACAGGCTTCTTTTTTGGTAACCCGGGAGAGGCCGGACAGGATACGCAGCGCGATATTGACTTGCGCAGATATACTTTTACGGGGAAAGTATTGGATGACGCGCGGGACGGAATGGTTACCATAGAACAAAGAAACAAGTTCAGCGTAGGGGAAGTGCTTGAGGTACTTTCGCCGAATTTGCAGGGGGCGGCCTTTACGGTAAAGCATATTGAGGATATGGACGGGCAAATGCAAGACAGCGCGCCGCATCCGCAGCAAAAAGTGCGAATCAATTGTCCTTATCCATTATCGGCTGGCGATTTGCTGCGCAGGCACGACTGA
- the pabC gene encoding aminodeoxychorismate lyase, with product MAKKLNDIYLKENRELETHKILVDSEKPKKKKSKSSAWARLRPVVMVVISLALVGCIVFGVFSYVKGHYFDPVDVNDTTAVSVTIPKGSSLSKISEILYENDLIKSKQVFKFYVDFSDMTSKLKAGTYELSKNMDFDDLIYALQKGQSSAGTLRIQFIEGLGVTDYANVLVASGILKNTTEYLGIATTGEGFEDYSFIAGAIAKNEESGGGMKYVLEGYLFPDTYDFYTNASAADAIKKQLDRFNEVLDMKAEGKEQTYRERAEEIGMPIDEVVTLASIIEKEAKSADFKKVSMVFHNRLDNEMRLDSDAAVAYGLGLKKLSLTDEELNTDTPYNTRMHMGLPIGPICNPSKAAIEAALYPDEDYEDYFYFTLKDPETGEMVFAKTLEEHNENVAKYGHLYAEADAANAAKAAKADGQ from the coding sequence TTGGCGAAAAAACTGAACGATATTTACCTGAAAGAAAACAGGGAACTGGAAACACACAAGATATTGGTTGACAGTGAAAAGCCGAAGAAGAAAAAATCAAAGTCGTCGGCCTGGGCCAGGCTGCGTCCGGTGGTGATGGTAGTGATCAGCCTGGCGCTTGTGGGTTGTATTGTTTTTGGCGTTTTCAGCTATGTAAAAGGACATTATTTTGATCCGGTGGATGTAAACGATACAACCGCCGTTTCGGTGACGATTCCCAAGGGTTCGTCCCTCAGTAAGATTTCAGAAATCTTGTATGAAAACGATTTGATCAAAAGCAAGCAGGTATTTAAATTCTACGTGGACTTTTCGGACATGACGTCCAAGCTGAAAGCGGGCACCTACGAGCTTTCCAAAAACATGGATTTCGACGACCTGATTTACGCGCTGCAAAAAGGACAGTCTTCTGCGGGAACGCTGCGTATCCAGTTCATTGAGGGCCTCGGCGTAACGGATTATGCGAATGTACTGGTAGCGAGCGGTATCCTGAAGAATACAACGGAATACCTCGGTATTGCAACCACGGGAGAAGGCTTTGAGGATTATTCGTTTATTGCGGGCGCGATTGCCAAAAACGAAGAAAGCGGCGGGGGAATGAAATATGTCCTGGAGGGGTACCTGTTTCCGGATACGTATGATTTCTATACCAACGCTTCCGCGGCGGACGCAATCAAAAAGCAGCTCGACCGCTTCAATGAGGTGCTTGATATGAAAGCGGAGGGAAAAGAACAGACGTACCGCGAACGGGCGGAAGAAATCGGAATGCCCATTGATGAGGTGGTGACGCTTGCCTCTATCATTGAGAAAGAAGCCAAATCAGCGGATTTCAAAAAAGTATCGATGGTGTTCCACAACCGTCTCGATAACGAGATGCGGCTGGACTCTGACGCGGCGGTTGCGTATGGCCTTGGGTTAAAGAAGCTTAGCCTTACGGATGAAGAATTAAACACGGATACGCCATATAATACCCGTATGCATATGGGATTGCCCATCGGGCCAATTTGTAACCCGAGCAAGGCGGCGATCGAAGCTGCGCTATATCCTGACGAGGATTATGAGGACTACTTCTATTTCACGCTGAAAGATCCGGAAACGGGAGAGATGGTCTTTGCCAAAACGCTGGAAGAACATAATGAAAACGTGGCGAAGTACGGGCATCTATATGCGGAAGCGGACGCGGCCAACGCGGCAAAGGCGGCAAAGGCGGACGGGCAATGA
- the rnj gene encoding ribonuclease J, with translation MSENRKREKHLEQNNHKAKKPEQQKKNNAKPASSLKIIPLGGIGEIGKNMTVIEYGNDIIIIDAGMMFPREEMLGVDYVIADTTYLQKNIDKIRGIFFTHGHEDHIGGVPYILPKISVPIYGSTLTMALIEAKLTEHPGIQPDIHITSNGDKIKAGVFTVEFVKVSHSIDDAMGLAITTPIGTIVHTGDFKIDLTPACGEVMELSRFAELGKKGVLALMSDSTNAERKGFTMSESQVGETFVNYFRQAKGRVIVASFASNVHRIQQVIDVAKIFNKKICLSGRSMLKIVNVTRELGYLNVDDDMFVTFDELKNLRDNQIVILTTGSQGETMSGLVRMAMGQHAKINIKEGDLVIISASPIPGNERYVSDVINMLYRKGASVINDAVDMVHVSGHACEEELKLMISLVKPKYFIPVHGEYRHLYKHAALAEKMGIKKKNIFIPEIGSVIELNRRMGFQKETVQSGSVLIDGLGVGDVGNVVLRDRKQLSSDGLFIVVVTISSETGELVSTPDIVSRGFVYMKESEDLLEQSKNIVIDIVDMCKDNGTSDWSTLKNFIKKDLSNYLYDMTQRNPMILPIIIEV, from the coding sequence ATGAGTGAAAATAGGAAGAGAGAAAAACATTTGGAACAAAATAATCATAAGGCGAAGAAACCGGAACAGCAAAAGAAAAACAATGCAAAACCGGCTTCTTCCTTAAAAATAATACCGCTCGGCGGCATCGGCGAGATCGGCAAAAACATGACGGTGATCGAATACGGAAACGATATTATCATCATCGACGCGGGCATGATGTTTCCGCGCGAAGAAATGCTCGGCGTTGATTATGTCATTGCCGACACGACGTACTTACAGAAAAATATTGATAAAATTCGGGGTATCTTTTTTACGCACGGACATGAAGACCATATTGGCGGCGTACCCTATATCCTCCCGAAAATCAGCGTGCCGATTTACGGCTCTACTCTTACAATGGCGCTGATCGAGGCCAAACTCACAGAGCATCCGGGCATACAGCCGGACATCCATATCACGAGCAATGGCGATAAGATCAAGGCAGGCGTTTTTACAGTTGAATTTGTGAAAGTCAGCCATTCGATCGACGATGCGATGGGGCTTGCGATCACCACGCCGATAGGTACCATCGTGCATACGGGCGACTTCAAAATAGATTTGACGCCCGCATGCGGTGAGGTAATGGAATTAAGCCGTTTTGCGGAACTGGGGAAAAAAGGTGTTCTGGCACTGATGTCTGACAGCACGAATGCAGAGCGTAAAGGGTTCACGATGTCGGAAAGCCAGGTTGGCGAAACTTTTGTCAACTATTTCAGGCAGGCAAAGGGACGGGTTATCGTCGCATCCTTTGCTTCCAATGTCCACCGGATCCAGCAGGTCATCGACGTTGCGAAAATCTTTAATAAAAAAATATGTCTATCGGGCAGAAGTATGCTCAAAATCGTCAATGTGACGAGGGAACTTGGATATCTGAATGTAGACGACGATATGTTCGTGACTTTCGACGAATTGAAAAACCTGCGCGACAACCAGATCGTTATTTTAACGACGGGAAGTCAGGGAGAAACGATGTCCGGTCTTGTGCGTATGGCGATGGGCCAGCACGCGAAGATCAATATCAAGGAGGGCGATCTCGTCATCATTTCGGCATCGCCGATACCGGGGAACGAACGCTATGTTTCGGACGTCATCAATATGCTTTACCGGAAAGGCGCAAGCGTTATCAATGACGCAGTGGATATGGTTCACGTCTCAGGACACGCGTGTGAGGAAGAGCTTAAGCTGATGATCTCGCTGGTTAAGCCGAAGTATTTTATTCCGGTGCACGGCGAGTACAGGCATTTATATAAGCACGCGGCGCTGGCGGAAAAGATGGGTATCAAAAAGAAGAATATTTTTATTCCCGAAATCGGTTCGGTAATTGAACTCAACCGCCGTATGGGTTTCCAGAAAGAAACGGTTCAGTCCGGAAGCGTGCTTATTGACGGATTGGGCGTGGGCGATGTCGGAAACGTGGTATTGCGGGACCGGAAGCAGCTTTCCTCGGACGGGCTGTTCATCGTCGTGGTCACGATCTCAAGCGAAACAGGGGAACTGGTTTCCACACCGGATATTGTATCGCGCGGATTCGTGTATATGAAAGAGTCGGAAGACCTTTTGGAGCAGTCTAAAAATATTGTGATCGACATCGTCGATATGTGCAAAGACAACGGGACGAGCGATTGGTCTACGCTTAAGAATTTTATCAAAAAGGACCTGTCGAATTACCTGTACGACATGACGCAGCGTAATCCGATGATCCTGCCGATCATTATTGAGGTATAA
- the hslU gene encoding ATP-dependent protease ATPase subunit HslU produces MSYLTPKEIVEQLDKYIIGQDKAKRAVAIALRNRYRRSKLDDEMREEITPKNIIMMGPTGVGKTEIARRLSKLMDAPFVKVEATKFTEVGYVGRDVESMVRDLVEASIRMVKQSRFETVKDRAAQNAEDRLVDILVPNKQARQNSNPLGMLFGAPQIESAPAETDEEKQKRMSRRDEVRANLRAGKLDTLMIEIEVEVTQNMGMEIPGMGGESMGDLLSGILPAKTKKRKVSVPEARKILEQEEAEKLIDMDEVTQTAIERAEQDGIIFLDEIDKVAGKGMGNGPDISREGVQRDILPIVEGSTVVTKYGPVKTDYMLFIAAGAFHVAKISDLIPELQGRFPIKVELENLTKEEFEQILTQPKNAITKQYEALLSADGVNLKFTPDALKKIAEFAQIVNESTENIGARRLHTIMENLLNDISFNASGIEPAVDVVIDENYVTEHLKDEEQYQNLQKFIL; encoded by the coding sequence ATGTCATATTTAACGCCAAAAGAAATCGTCGAACAGCTCGACAAATATATCATCGGCCAGGACAAGGCCAAGAGGGCCGTGGCGATCGCGCTTCGAAACCGTTACCGGAGGAGCAAGCTGGATGACGAGATGCGCGAAGAAATCACGCCTAAGAATATTATCATGATGGGACCGACGGGCGTGGGCAAAACAGAAATTGCACGCAGGCTGTCGAAGCTCATGGACGCGCCTTTTGTAAAGGTGGAAGCAACGAAATTTACGGAAGTCGGCTATGTGGGGCGCGATGTGGAATCCATGGTCCGCGACCTTGTGGAAGCGTCGATCCGTATGGTCAAGCAAAGCCGTTTCGAAACGGTAAAAGACCGTGCGGCGCAAAACGCGGAAGACCGTCTGGTGGATATTCTGGTGCCCAATAAACAGGCGCGGCAGAATTCGAATCCGTTGGGGATGCTGTTTGGCGCGCCGCAGATCGAATCGGCTCCTGCGGAAACGGATGAGGAAAAACAGAAACGGATGTCGAGAAGAGACGAGGTGCGCGCCAATCTGCGTGCGGGTAAGCTCGATACGCTGATGATTGAGATCGAGGTGGAAGTAACGCAGAATATGGGTATGGAAATACCTGGTATGGGCGGAGAAAGCATGGGAGACCTGCTTTCGGGTATTTTGCCTGCAAAAACCAAAAAGCGTAAGGTGAGCGTGCCGGAAGCGCGCAAAATTTTGGAACAGGAAGAAGCGGAAAAACTCATCGATATGGACGAGGTAACGCAGACGGCGATCGAACGCGCGGAACAGGACGGTATTATTTTCCTGGATGAAATCGACAAGGTAGCCGGAAAAGGAATGGGCAACGGTCCCGATATATCGCGCGAAGGCGTGCAAAGGGATATTCTTCCTATCGTCGAGGGAAGTACGGTGGTCACAAAGTATGGTCCGGTCAAAACAGACTACATGCTTTTTATTGCCGCAGGCGCTTTCCATGTCGCCAAAATTTCTGATTTGATCCCTGAACTGCAGGGACGTTTTCCGATCAAGGTGGAGCTTGAGAATCTGACGAAAGAGGAATTCGAACAAATTTTAACGCAGCCCAAAAATGCCATCACCAAGCAGTATGAAGCGCTTTTGTCTGCGGATGGCGTGAACCTCAAGTTTACGCCGGACGCCCTTAAAAAGATTGCGGAGTTTGCGCAGATCGTAAATGAGAGCACGGAAAATATTGGCGCGCGCCGCCTGCATACGATCATGGAAAACCTTTTAAACGATATTTCTTTCAATGCGAGCGGGATTGAGCCGGCGGTAGATGTGGTAATCGACGAAAATTATGTTACGGAGCATCTTAAGGACGAGGAGCAGTACCAGAATCTGCAAAAGTTTATCCTTTGA
- a CDS encoding HslU--HslV peptidase proteolytic subunit, translating into MLKATTILAVKKGDTCAIAGDGQVTMGESVIMKKSATKVRRIFGDNVVIGFAGSVADAFALSEKFEAKLEEYGGSLQRAAVELAQEWRSDKAMRQLEAMLIAADKENLLIISGTGEVIEPDDGVCAIGSGGNYALAAARALMQNTDMSAKDIAYKGLKIASEICVYTNDNIKVEEV; encoded by the coding sequence ATGTTAAAAGCAACGACTATATTAGCGGTAAAAAAAGGGGATACCTGTGCGATCGCAGGCGATGGGCAGGTTACGATGGGCGAAAGCGTCATCATGAAAAAAAGTGCGACGAAAGTGCGCCGTATTTTTGGCGATAATGTTGTAATTGGTTTTGCGGGAAGCGTGGCAGACGCCTTTGCGCTTTCCGAAAAATTCGAAGCCAAGCTGGAGGAATACGGCGGCAGCCTGCAGCGCGCGGCGGTAGAGCTTGCGCAGGAATGGCGCAGCGATAAGGCGATGCGGCAATTGGAAGCGATGCTGATCGCCGCAGACAAGGAAAATCTGCTGATTATCTCCGGAACGGGGGAAGTGATTGAACCGGACGACGGCGTATGCGCGATCGGTTCTGGTGGAAACTATGCGCTTGCCGCAGCACGCGCGCTGATGCAGAATACGGATATGTCTGCAAAGGATATCGCATATAAGGGACTTAAAATAGCAAGTGAAATATGCGTGTATACCAATGATAACATCAAAGTAGAAGAAGTGTAG
- a CDS encoding FADH(2)-oxidizing methylenetetrahydrofolate--tRNA-(uracil(54)-C(5))-methyltransferase TrmFO: MQKKTVNVIGAGLAGCECAYQLARRGIDVKLFEMKPDKKSPAHSSDCFAELVCSNSLRSDRIHNAVGLLKQEMRLLGSLIMRAADENSVAAGGALAVNRHAFSQTVTREIKNTANIEVAAEEVTDLKRFGDEIVVVASGPLTSEALTEEIQRLTGEEYLHFFDAAAPIVSAHSIDMERAFFASRYEHGGDDYVNCPMTREEYEVFYRELVAAECAQLHGFEREGVFEGCMPIETMASRGHDTILFGPLKPKGLVDPQTGKQPFAVVQLRREDANGSMYNLVGFQTHLKFSEQARVFGLIPALKDAEFLRYGVMHRNTFLNSPKLLDRYYRLRKSPSIRFAGQITGVEGYVESASSGLMAGIFTAFELLGRKLPEFADDTASGALCSHVSGAVTANFQPMNINFGIMRPLGERVKKKEEKNTRIAQRALQKIEQTIQDFEIV, from the coding sequence ATGCAAAAAAAGACAGTTAATGTGATCGGCGCAGGGCTGGCGGGCTGTGAATGCGCTTACCAGCTTGCGAGACGCGGGATTGACGTAAAGCTTTTTGAGATGAAGCCGGACAAAAAATCGCCGGCGCATTCCTCGGATTGTTTTGCGGAGCTGGTATGCAGCAATTCGCTGCGCTCTGACCGGATTCATAACGCGGTAGGGCTCTTAAAACAGGAAATGCGGCTGCTGGGAAGCCTGATTATGCGCGCTGCGGATGAAAACAGCGTAGCGGCAGGAGGCGCGCTCGCCGTTAACAGGCATGCATTTTCACAAACGGTGACGCGGGAGATCAAAAACACCGCGAATATTGAAGTCGCTGCGGAAGAGGTCACGGATCTTAAGCGTTTTGGCGATGAAATCGTCGTGGTTGCAAGCGGGCCACTCACGTCCGAGGCGCTTACGGAAGAAATACAAAGGCTTACGGGAGAAGAGTATTTACACTTTTTTGATGCGGCGGCGCCGATTGTCAGCGCGCATAGCATCGATATGGAACGGGCTTTTTTTGCTTCGCGCTATGAGCATGGCGGGGATGATTATGTGAATTGTCCGATGACGCGCGAGGAATATGAAGTTTTTTACCGTGAACTGGTGGCGGCGGAATGCGCACAGTTGCACGGATTTGAACGCGAGGGTGTGTTCGAGGGATGTATGCCTATCGAGACCATGGCGTCCCGAGGGCACGACACGATACTGTTCGGCCCTTTAAAACCAAAGGGACTGGTGGATCCGCAAACAGGGAAACAGCCGTTTGCGGTTGTCCAGCTTCGGCGTGAGGATGCAAACGGGAGCATGTATAACCTGGTCGGGTTCCAGACGCATCTCAAGTTTTCCGAGCAGGCGCGCGTGTTCGGGCTGATCCCAGCCTTAAAGGATGCGGAATTTTTGCGGTATGGCGTGATGCACCGCAATACTTTTCTAAATTCACCGAAGCTGCTCGACCGTTATTACCGTTTGAGAAAAAGCCCATCGATACGGTTCGCGGGACAGATTACAGGCGTTGAAGGGTATGTGGAAAGCGCTTCCAGCGGCCTTATGGCAGGGATATTCACAGCGTTTGAGCTTCTGGGGAGAAAACTGCCGGAGTTTGCCGATGATACGGCAAGCGGCGCTCTGTGCAGCCACGTTTCGGGAGCGGTCACAGCGAATTTTCAGCCGATGAATATCAACTTTGGTATCATGCGTCCCTTGGGGGAGCGGGTTAAGAAAAAGGAAGAAAAGAACACGCGTATTGCACAGCGCGCGCTTCAAAAAATAGAGCAAACGATACAAGATTTTGAAATTGTATAA
- the topA gene encoding DNA topoisomerase 1: MANETAAAKKPAATKKTGAKKKTAAKKTTKSAASNKNLVIVESPAKAKTIEKFLGKNYIVRASNGHLRDLPKSTFGVDVENNFEPQYTTIRGKAQLIKGLKDEAKKSKTVYLATDPDREGEAISWHIANMLGIDLGDACRIEFNEITKDAVTNAIKQPRKIDMDRVDAQQARRVLDRLVGYKLSPLLWKKVKKGLSAGRVQSVAVKVIVDRENEIREFKPEEFWTIAANLKKDGQEFEAKYYGPNGKKTKLEKEEDAQAVLDAVKGADFVVQKVNSGTRKKNALPPFTTSFLQQAAAGRLGFTAKKTMMLAQMLYEGVPLGDGNTTGLITYMRTDSTRVSAEAQTAAREYVTEKYGAEYVPDKPNAYRGRKNAQDAHEAIRPTYITNTPDEIKKYLTNDQYKLYKLIYTRFLASQMTNALFETLSYDIDANGQTFKASGSRILFKGHLAIYDSKTDDDEQSMLPKAEAGDKLELIDVTPKQNFTQPPARYTEAALIKFLEERGIGRPSTYAPIISAIQDRGYVRKEAKSFVPTELGEIVTDLMAKNFADIVDIAFTADMEEKLDNVEQDGADWKDVIRNFYGPFEKDLELGEKNIERIKLPEKVSDVICEKCGANMVYKTGRFGEFLACPNYPECKNTKPIVKKLDVPCPKCGGNVVIKRAGKSGKSFYGCENYPNCDFVSWDKPLAEKCEKCGAYMVEAKYKYGKAYKKCSNPECETNQKKKTDAKKDS, from the coding sequence ATGGCAAACGAGACGGCTGCCGCCAAAAAACCGGCAGCAACAAAGAAGACTGGGGCTAAGAAAAAAACGGCCGCAAAGAAAACGACGAAGAGTGCGGCATCAAATAAAAATCTGGTGATCGTGGAATCGCCGGCAAAAGCAAAGACGATTGAGAAGTTTTTAGGAAAAAATTATATCGTGCGCGCGTCTAACGGACATTTGCGCGATTTGCCGAAAAGTACGTTCGGCGTCGATGTGGAGAATAACTTCGAACCGCAGTATACGACAATCCGAGGAAAAGCGCAGCTCATAAAAGGGCTTAAAGACGAAGCAAAAAAATCGAAAACAGTATATCTCGCGACCGACCCTGACAGGGAAGGCGAAGCGATCTCCTGGCATATTGCAAATATGCTTGGTATCGATTTAGGGGACGCGTGCAGGATCGAGTTTAACGAGATCACAAAGGACGCGGTTACAAACGCAATCAAACAGCCGCGGAAGATCGATATGGACCGCGTGGACGCCCAGCAGGCGCGGCGCGTGCTTGATCGGCTGGTGGGCTATAAGCTGAGTCCGTTGCTATGGAAAAAGGTAAAAAAGGGACTCTCGGCCGGACGCGTGCAGAGCGTCGCGGTGAAAGTTATTGTAGACCGTGAAAATGAAATTCGGGAATTTAAACCGGAAGAATTCTGGACGATTGCCGCAAACCTGAAAAAAGACGGCCAGGAATTCGAAGCAAAGTATTACGGACCGAATGGTAAGAAGACAAAGCTGGAAAAGGAAGAGGATGCACAGGCGGTTTTAGACGCGGTCAAAGGCGCCGATTTTGTTGTACAAAAAGTAAACAGCGGAACGCGTAAAAAGAATGCCTTACCACCGTTTACGACAAGTTTCCTGCAGCAAGCTGCGGCGGGCCGTCTTGGTTTTACGGCAAAAAAGACGATGATGCTCGCGCAGATGCTCTACGAGGGCGTACCGCTCGGCGACGGAAATACGACTGGTCTTATCACTTATATGAGAACGGACTCCACGCGTGTATCCGCCGAAGCGCAGACAGCAGCGCGCGAGTATGTGACGGAAAAATACGGCGCGGAGTATGTACCGGACAAGCCTAATGCATATCGCGGACGGAAGAATGCGCAGGATGCGCATGAAGCCATCCGCCCGACATACATTACCAATACGCCGGATGAAATTAAAAAATACCTGACCAACGACCAGTATAAGCTTTATAAACTGATATACACGAGATTTCTGGCGAGCCAGATGACGAACGCGTTGTTCGAAACCTTAAGTTATGATATTGATGCAAACGGCCAGACATTCAAAGCAAGCGGTTCCCGCATTCTTTTCAAAGGGCATTTGGCGATCTACGATTCCAAGACGGATGACGACGAGCAGAGCATGCTGCCTAAGGCGGAGGCAGGCGATAAGCTGGAGCTTATTGACGTTACGCCCAAACAGAACTTTACGCAGCCGCCCGCGCGTTATACGGAAGCTGCGCTGATTAAATTCTTGGAAGAGCGCGGTATCGGCCGCCCGAGTACATATGCGCCTATTATTTCCGCGATACAGGACAGGGGATATGTGCGTAAGGAGGCAAAATCATTTGTACCCACAGAGCTTGGCGAGATCGTTACGGATTTGATGGCCAAAAACTTTGCGGACATCGTTGATATTGCTTTTACGGCAGATATGGAAGAAAAACTCGACAACGTCGAACAGGACGGCGCGGACTGGAAAGATGTAATCCGTAATTTCTATGGCCCGTTCGAAAAAGATTTGGAACTTGGCGAAAAAAATATCGAGCGCATCAAGCTGCCGGAAAAAGTCTCGGATGTGATTTGCGAAAAGTGCGGCGCAAACATGGTATACAAAACCGGACGTTTCGGTGAATTTTTGGCATGCCCCAATTATCCGGAATGCAAGAATACGAAACCAATCGTGAAAAAGCTGGATGTGCCCTGCCCGAAATGCGGCGGCAACGTTGTAATCAAGCGCGCCGGAAAATCAGGAAAGAGCTTTTACGGCTGCGAAAACTATCCGAACTGCGATTTTGTTTCATGGGACAAGCCGCTTGCGGAAAAATGCGAAAAGTGCGGTGCTTATATGGTGGAAGCGAAATATAAGTACGGCAAAGCATATAAGAAATGTTCGAATCCCGAGTGTGAAACGAACCAGAAAAAGAAGACAGATGCAAAAAAAGACAGTTAA